One window of the Paenibacillus beijingensis genome contains the following:
- a CDS encoding MerR family transcriptional regulator, producing the protein MKAEQTFTIKQTADKTGISEDTIRYYEKIALLPRADRKDNGHRVYRQEDINTIRLISCLKKTGMPLEEMRPFLAVSADADPAEYPELVEQLRSHRENIVSQIASLQQVVDFIDMKLEEGRYRRDCSDESQDGVSEKIMGEPKSKPVSPVEMSYFSVSAKSGKSASVR; encoded by the coding sequence ATGAAGGCAGAGCAAACTTTTACGATAAAGCAAACCGCCGATAAAACCGGAATTTCCGAGGATACGATCCGTTATTACGAAAAGATCGCGCTGCTTCCCCGAGCGGACCGGAAGGACAACGGGCATCGTGTCTACCGTCAAGAGGACATCAATACGATCCGGCTGATATCATGCCTGAAAAAAACGGGGATGCCGCTGGAGGAAATGCGGCCGTTTTTGGCGGTCTCCGCCGACGCCGATCCCGCGGAATATCCCGAGTTGGTGGAGCAATTAAGGAGCCACCGGGAAAATATCGTCAGCCAAATCGCCTCGCTGCAACAGGTTGTCGATTTTATCGACATGAAGCTGGAGGAGGGGAGATACCGCCGGGACTGCTCAGATGAAAGCCAGGACGGCGTTTCAGAAAAAATAATGGGAGAACCGAAATCAAAGCCCGTCTCACCCGTTGAGATGAGTTATTTTTCCGTATCTGCCAAATCGGGCAAGTCGGCTTCCGTTAGATAA
- a CDS encoding helix-turn-helix domain-containing protein, whose amino-acid sequence MNANSHRRKALGNYLKSRRTKLAPGKVGLPSGHTRRRTPGLRREELADMAGVSLSWYTWLEQGCDIHVSKEVLASVGRALKLNGGKYRQVMNLAQFPVSSDR is encoded by the coding sequence GTGAATGCGAACTCGCATCGACGAAAAGCGCTGGGCAATTATTTAAAATCACGCCGTACCAAGCTTGCCCCTGGAAAAGTCGGACTGCCATCAGGCCACACTCGGCGGCGAACACCGGGGCTTAGGCGCGAGGAATTGGCCGATATGGCGGGAGTGAGCTTGTCATGGTACACGTGGCTTGAGCAAGGATGCGACATTCACGTGTCCAAAGAGGTACTTGCCAGCGTCGGCCGGGCGTTGAAGTTGAATGGAGGCAAATATCGTCAGGTCATGAATCTGGCTCAGTTTCCGGTAAGCTCCGACCGTTAG
- a CDS encoding exodeoxyribonuclease III — translation MKLVSWNVNGLRACVKKGFYDYFNETDADIFCVQEIKLQEGQIGMEHGEEYASYWNYALKKGYSGTAVFTKIKPLSVRYGIEEDHEPEGRIITMEFDSFYLVNVYTPNAKRDLSRLAYRLEWEERFRAYVGQLDADKPVIICGDLNVAHQEIDIKNAKSNHGNSGFTPEERDKMTRLLDAGFIDTFRYFYPDRTDAYSWWSNMPKVRERNVGWRIDYFLASSRLAPFLVDAKIDSHIFGSDHCPVILEMADMNGSGRSEA, via the coding sequence ATGAAATTGGTGTCGTGGAACGTCAATGGTTTAAGGGCATGCGTCAAAAAAGGCTTTTACGATTACTTTAACGAAACGGATGCGGACATTTTTTGCGTTCAGGAGATCAAGCTGCAGGAAGGGCAAATAGGTATGGAGCACGGGGAGGAATATGCCTCGTATTGGAATTACGCGCTGAAGAAGGGGTATTCGGGAACCGCCGTTTTTACGAAAATCAAACCGCTTTCGGTGCGTTACGGCATCGAAGAGGATCACGAACCGGAAGGGCGCATCATTACGATGGAATTCGATTCCTTTTATCTCGTGAACGTTTATACTCCGAACGCGAAACGCGATCTGTCCAGGCTTGCGTACAGACTCGAATGGGAAGAGCGTTTTCGCGCCTACGTCGGGCAATTGGACGCCGACAAGCCGGTTATTATTTGCGGCGATTTGAATGTGGCCCATCAGGAGATTGATATCAAGAATGCGAAGTCCAATCACGGCAACTCCGGATTCACGCCCGAAGAGCGGGACAAAATGACGCGGCTGCTGGATGCCGGATTTATCGATACGTTCCGCTATTTTTACCCGGACCGGACCGACGCCTACAGCTGGTGGTCGAATATGCCGAAAGTGAGAGAACGCAACGTAGGCTGGCGAATCGATTATTTTCTCGCATCCTCGAGACTTGCGCCTTTCCTGGTCGATGCAAAAATCGACTCCCATATATTCGGCAGCGACCACTGCCCGGTCATTCTGGAAATGGCGGATATGAACGGCTCGGGGCGGAGCGAGGCGTAA
- a CDS encoding C40 family peptidase — MKKVSALLIGFALLLTFQVGSVFADSKMDGVISDVIGTPYKMAGTSTRGFDCSGFTSYVFNQFKVSLPHSSIAQARMGKKVAKDDLIAGDLVFFNTSGRGISHVGIYVGDGKMAHASSSKGVTISSISDSYYTKRYVTARRIMSTDTYEKYADDPSDEVDGGPDVD, encoded by the coding sequence TTGAAGAAAGTATCAGCGCTATTGATCGGATTTGCCCTTCTGCTCACCTTCCAGGTCGGCAGCGTGTTTGCAGACTCCAAGATGGACGGCGTCATCAGCGATGTAATCGGCACACCCTACAAAATGGCTGGTACCAGCACTAGAGGATTTGACTGCTCGGGCTTCACATCTTACGTATTTAATCAATTCAAAGTTTCCCTTCCGCACTCCTCGATCGCGCAAGCCCGGATGGGGAAGAAAGTCGCGAAGGACGATCTGATTGCAGGCGATCTCGTATTTTTTAATACGAGCGGCAGGGGCATTTCCCATGTCGGCATCTATGTCGGCGACGGCAAAATGGCCCATGCTTCCTCCAGCAAAGGCGTTACGATCAGCTCGATCAGCGATTCGTATTACACGAAACGTTATGTAACGGCGCGCCGCATTATGAGTACGGATACGTACGAAAAATATGCGGACGATCCTTCCGACGAAGTGGACGGAGGACCGGACGTCGATTAA
- a CDS encoding M1 family metallopeptidase, translating to MTPRRAASLLLALFVAILIGLSVRQGYGDAWLSQYTYAAASSRSDIAPNTTSMTVPSPDAAAAGSAPAISGPAAVVETVRPDAAETALSLRPAIAGKASGPAGDAGRSASGPEGQVRSADSGRTTEPAADDAPKAVALSKRVTDYQIDVKLDASGKILTGTETVTWKNPGKKPVSELYFHLYPNAFLSENTTFMKESGGKLRKDKATENSRGYMKLESFKTMDGDSLLPRLHYVQPDDGNKDDFTLAKLRLPEPVYPGAEVALKIGFKVKLPEVFARMGYAGNFVMAGQWFPKLAAYETADSGGHKEGWNAHQYHGNSEFYSDFGLYTVNIQVPASYKVAATGIQTKVPKMAGENKIYQFYAEDVHDFGWAASPDFVYEEEAYSTSGVPGVRIKLYLDPLHADLKDRYMHAAKSALAKYAKWYGEYPYSTLSIVVPPAGGNGAGGMEYPTLITAFAAESKTPGYGLERTVVHEIGHQYWYGMVATNEFEEAWLDEGFTSYSEDKVMQSEYGIEPNSPLEASYMTDPAPLKLLSWSYGSNDRYADNVYTRAKLVLEGIENRVGANTMRAILRTYFQTYKFKHPTTADFQNVVERVTKQNWTDYFSQFVYGSAMADYSVASVRVLPPGPGDSGKYGAEVLIRRSGGANGPVTVEFRFADGSSAEKEWDGAASEMQYKLSSSSPLVWAAVDPVNRNVLDNKHINNFMRSEADGKTRTRFNLGIVKLLESIMGAFAW from the coding sequence ATGACTCCACGCCGCGCCGCTTCATTATTGCTGGCTCTATTCGTCGCTATCCTGATCGGCCTGTCGGTTCGGCAGGGCTACGGGGATGCCTGGTTATCGCAGTATACCTATGCGGCCGCCAGCAGTCGCAGCGATATCGCGCCCAATACCACATCGATGACCGTGCCTTCACCGGACGCTGCCGCAGCCGGTTCCGCTCCCGCAATCTCCGGGCCGGCGGCGGTCGTGGAAACCGTCCGCCCGGATGCGGCGGAAACCGCTCTGTCGCTACGCCCAGCCATTGCCGGCAAAGCGTCCGGGCCCGCCGGCGATGCCGGGCGTTCCGCCTCCGGCCCCGAGGGGCAGGTCCGCTCCGCCGACTCAGGCCGCACGACCGAGCCCGCGGCCGACGACGCGCCCAAAGCGGTCGCGCTCAGCAAACGCGTAACGGACTACCAGATTGACGTCAAGCTGGACGCTTCCGGCAAAATATTGACCGGTACCGAAACGGTCACCTGGAAGAACCCGGGCAAAAAGCCGGTGTCCGAGCTCTATTTTCACCTTTACCCGAACGCATTTCTGTCTGAGAATACGACGTTTATGAAAGAATCGGGCGGGAAGCTGCGGAAAGATAAGGCAACCGAGAACAGCCGCGGCTATATGAAGCTGGAGTCGTTCAAAACGATGGACGGCGACAGCCTGCTGCCGCGCCTCCATTATGTGCAGCCTGACGACGGCAACAAGGACGATTTTACGCTGGCCAAGCTGCGCCTGCCGGAGCCGGTCTACCCGGGAGCCGAAGTGGCGCTGAAGATCGGCTTTAAGGTGAAGCTTCCGGAAGTGTTCGCCCGGATGGGCTACGCCGGCAATTTCGTGATGGCCGGTCAATGGTTCCCGAAGCTGGCCGCTTATGAGACGGCGGACAGCGGCGGCCATAAGGAAGGCTGGAACGCGCATCAGTATCACGGAAACTCGGAATTTTACAGCGATTTCGGACTGTATACGGTCAACATTCAAGTGCCGGCCTCCTATAAGGTGGCGGCGACCGGCATTCAGACGAAGGTTCCAAAAATGGCCGGTGAAAACAAGATTTACCAGTTTTACGCCGAGGATGTGCACGATTTCGGCTGGGCCGCCTCGCCCGATTTCGTCTACGAAGAGGAAGCCTACTCCACAAGCGGCGTTCCCGGCGTCCGCATCAAGCTCTATCTCGACCCGCTGCATGCCGATCTGAAGGACCGGTATATGCATGCGGCCAAGTCGGCCCTCGCCAAATACGCGAAATGGTATGGCGAATATCCGTACTCCACGCTGTCCATCGTCGTCCCACCGGCAGGCGGCAACGGCGCCGGCGGCATGGAATATCCGACGCTCATTACCGCATTTGCGGCGGAATCGAAGACGCCCGGGTACGGGCTGGAGCGGACGGTCGTGCATGAGATCGGCCACCAATACTGGTACGGCATGGTGGCGACCAACGAGTTCGAGGAAGCATGGCTCGACGAAGGCTTTACCTCTTATTCGGAAGATAAAGTGATGCAGAGCGAGTACGGCATCGAACCGAATTCGCCGCTGGAAGCGAGCTATATGACCGATCCGGCCCCGTTGAAGCTGCTTTCCTGGTCGTACGGCAGCAATGACCGCTACGCCGACAACGTGTATACGCGCGCCAAGCTGGTGCTGGAAGGAATCGAGAACCGAGTCGGAGCCAATACGATGCGCGCCATTTTGCGCACTTATTTTCAAACCTACAAATTCAAGCACCCGACGACGGCCGATTTCCAGAACGTGGTGGAGAGGGTGACAAAGCAGAATTGGACCGACTACTTCAGTCAATTCGTGTACGGCAGCGCTATGGCCGATTATTCCGTAGCTTCCGTGCGCGTCCTGCCTCCGGGTCCTGGCGACAGCGGGAAGTATGGAGCGGAGGTGCTGATCCGTCGCAGCGGCGGCGCGAACGGGCCGGTGACGGTCGAATTCCGGTTCGCGGACGGTTCCTCCGCGGAGAAGGAATGGGACGGCGCGGCGTCCGAGATGCAGTATAAGCTCTCCTCCTCCTCCCCGCTCGTATGGGCCGCGGTCGACCCGGTAAACCGCAATGTGCTGGACAACAAGCATATCAACAATTTTATGCGGTCCGAAGCCGACGGCAAAACGCGCACCCGCTTCAATCTCGGCATCGTTAAACTGCTCGAGAGCATCATGGGAGCATTCGCCTGGTAG
- a CDS encoding YwhD family protein — MEEQGTGKEPEKKGKRSLSLNVVSSKEHKGFGAGTIDLSQVSSVIIDGDSAYIDVGAMHAKSKVERGIKFSPNKEDVPNGRPCWIVWVAVDRNEEGSYYAGATACAMLIDTEAKRGWKILADHVNKLDYSIKRRYMLGELGPSEKAALRKLLVEHNAEWWDHSPDALKTALDA; from the coding sequence ATGGAAGAGCAGGGAACAGGCAAGGAACCGGAAAAGAAAGGCAAGCGTTCGCTGTCGCTGAACGTGGTGAGCAGCAAGGAGCATAAAGGGTTCGGAGCGGGCACGATCGACTTAAGCCAAGTGTCGTCGGTCATCATCGACGGGGACAGCGCCTATATCGATGTCGGCGCCATGCATGCGAAGAGCAAGGTGGAGCGGGGGATCAAGTTCAGCCCGAACAAGGAAGACGTTCCAAACGGTCGTCCTTGCTGGATCGTATGGGTCGCCGTGGACCGCAATGAGGAAGGCTCGTATTATGCGGGCGCTACCGCATGCGCCATGCTGATCGACACGGAAGCGAAGCGGGGATGGAAAATTCTCGCCGACCACGTGAACAAGCTCGACTACTCCATCAAGCGGCGCTACATGCTGGGCGAGCTGGGGCCGTCCGAGAAGGCCGCGCTGCGCAAGCTGCTTGTGGAACACAATGCGGAATGGTGGGATCACTCGCCTGACGCGCTGAAAACGGCGCTGGACGCCTAA
- a CDS encoding GNAT family N-acetyltransferase, with protein MEFITLDQLDDRLWPEARSIYRQAFPEHGRKSDAIIGGMFARRMSFLHVLTIGSQAAAMAITGRTRDDKALLIDYLAVREDLRGNGLGGKLLGAIRNWAAEQLKAKAIIVEVEADRTVPNLRRIRFWEQNGFILTDYVHHYIWVPEPYHAMVLPLAGHDDFPGDGQELFRLITSFHRRAYSKK; from the coding sequence ATGGAATTCATCACGCTCGATCAGCTCGATGACCGCCTTTGGCCGGAGGCGCGAAGCATTTACCGGCAAGCTTTTCCCGAACACGGACGAAAGAGCGACGCCATTATCGGCGGCATGTTCGCCCGCCGCATGAGCTTCCTGCATGTGCTGACAATCGGCTCGCAAGCGGCAGCCATGGCGATTACCGGCCGCACCCGGGACGACAAGGCGCTGCTGATCGATTACTTGGCGGTGCGCGAAGATCTTCGCGGCAATGGACTCGGAGGAAAGCTGCTCGGCGCGATTCGGAATTGGGCGGCTGAGCAGCTGAAAGCGAAGGCGATCATCGTCGAAGTCGAAGCCGACCGGACGGTTCCCAATTTGCGCCGCATCCGGTTTTGGGAACAAAACGGCTTCATCCTTACCGACTACGTGCATCATTATATATGGGTTCCGGAGCCGTACCACGCGATGGTGCTGCCCCTTGCCGGTCATGACGATTTTCCTGGGGACGGCCAAGAGCTTTTCCGTCTGATTACGTCCTTCCACCGCCGCGCCTACAGCAAAAAATGA
- a CDS encoding ABC1 kinase family protein, whose translation MKAGRKFRHLHRYRDIAAAFARNGFGVIVKELGLLRHIPFPRIPAEESNSHTRTTGERIRLFLQELGPTFVKLGQIASTRPDLIPAEILAELAKLQDKVPPFPFADVKKLLEAELGAPLSSLFDRFDETPIAAASIGQVHTARLHSGEQIAVKVQRPGIRAVVETDLEILQDLARAAEHRLEWASRFGIRDLVDELSVSLLAELDYTLEGRNAERIAAQFHDNSHVIIPAIYWDLTTRKVLAMDYLNGISIGERELLAASGYELRSIAESVAGAVFEQLFIGGFFHADPHPGNVIVMPPRPEKPGSGKTRENRGRSPDVRPVIGLLDFGLVGRLTPGMKGHFASLVIAMRRQSTDGVIKAIEEMGLISEMADRFKLRREVDLLREKYYQVPFSEISLSEAVNDLFSVAYRHRVKMPKDFMLLGKTLLTLEGVLTSLDPEFTVVSVAEPFGKRLLLERMQPRRLAETAAGYALEYAALLGELPSRLRGIFALMQRGKLPLELTVPDVDRIMKRLDRISGRLSFSIVLLSFSILMAGLIIGSSLGRQPDLLTRFPALEIGFSIAGLMFLYMIISIFRSGRK comes from the coding sequence ATGAAAGCGGGACGCAAATTCCGCCATCTGCACCGTTACCGTGACATCGCCGCAGCGTTCGCGCGCAACGGATTCGGCGTCATCGTCAAAGAGCTCGGCCTGCTGCGGCACATTCCTTTCCCGCGGATACCGGCAGAGGAAAGCAATAGCCATACCCGAACAACCGGAGAACGCATCCGGTTGTTTTTGCAGGAGCTGGGGCCAACCTTCGTGAAGCTCGGTCAAATTGCGAGCACCCGGCCCGATTTGATTCCCGCAGAAATATTGGCGGAACTGGCGAAGCTGCAGGACAAGGTGCCCCCGTTCCCGTTTGCGGACGTGAAGAAACTGCTCGAAGCGGAGCTCGGAGCTCCGCTTTCGTCACTGTTCGACCGCTTCGACGAAACGCCGATCGCGGCAGCCTCGATCGGTCAAGTTCACACCGCGAGGCTGCACTCCGGCGAGCAAATAGCCGTTAAGGTGCAGCGTCCGGGCATCCGCGCGGTCGTAGAGACCGATCTGGAGATTTTGCAGGATCTTGCCCGTGCGGCCGAACACCGTCTGGAGTGGGCTTCCCGCTTCGGAATTCGCGATCTGGTGGACGAGCTGTCGGTTTCGCTGCTTGCCGAGCTCGATTATACGCTGGAGGGCCGCAATGCCGAGCGGATCGCCGCACAGTTCCACGATAATTCCCACGTCATTATTCCTGCGATTTATTGGGATCTTACAACCCGCAAAGTACTTGCGATGGATTATTTGAACGGTATCAGCATCGGAGAGCGCGAGCTTCTCGCCGCAAGCGGCTACGAGCTGCGCAGCATCGCCGAAAGCGTCGCGGGCGCGGTGTTCGAGCAGCTGTTTATCGGCGGTTTTTTCCACGCGGACCCTCATCCCGGCAATGTCATCGTAATGCCCCCGCGCCCGGAAAAGCCGGGAAGCGGCAAGACGAGGGAAAACCGCGGCAGGAGCCCGGATGTTAGACCGGTCATCGGCCTGCTCGATTTCGGCTTGGTCGGCCGATTAACCCCGGGCATGAAAGGGCATTTCGCTTCACTTGTGATCGCCATGCGGCGGCAGAGCACCGACGGTGTGATCAAAGCGATTGAAGAGATGGGGCTCATCTCCGAAATGGCCGACCGGTTCAAGCTGCGGCGCGAGGTCGACCTGCTGAGGGAGAAATATTACCAGGTACCTTTCAGCGAAATCAGTTTGAGCGAAGCGGTCAACGACCTGTTCAGCGTCGCTTACCGTCACCGGGTGAAGATGCCCAAAGACTTTATGCTTCTCGGCAAAACGCTGCTGACGCTCGAAGGCGTCCTCACATCGCTCGATCCGGAATTTACCGTCGTCAGCGTGGCGGAGCCATTCGGCAAACGCCTGCTGCTCGAACGGATGCAGCCGCGGCGCCTTGCCGAAACGGCGGCAGGCTATGCGCTCGAATATGCAGCGCTGCTCGGTGAGCTGCCCTCCCGGCTGCGCGGCATATTCGCGCTGATGCAGCGCGGCAAGCTGCCGCTGGAGCTGACCGTGCCCGATGTGGACCGCATCATGAAACGGCTTGACCGGATCAGCGGCCGGCTCTCCTTCAGCATCGTGCTGCTTTCCTTCAGCATCCTGATGGCCGGGCTTATCATCGGCTCGTCTCTTGGGCGGCAGCCCGATCTGCTGACGCGCTTTCCCGCTTTGGAAATCGGCTTCAGCATTGCCGGCCTGATGTTTTTGTATATGATCATCTCCATTTTTCGGTCGGGACGAAAATAA
- a CDS encoding phasin family protein, protein MKDLLNKAFSLGLGLAASTKDQAEKLAQELSTRGEMSKSDSQAFVKGMIERGQEARLGIENSVKERMRQTAEDLNLATRDEIRRLEERIARLEEKLGITVSGTDEDGSVQDESAALTKSSALTEAPGLSTVAAASGHPATVKAGTSAEITEGDGADGGGDGRADESR, encoded by the coding sequence ATGAAAGATTTGTTGAACAAAGCGTTCTCGCTCGGGCTCGGGTTGGCAGCTTCGACCAAGGATCAAGCGGAGAAGCTGGCGCAGGAATTGTCCACACGGGGAGAGATGAGCAAGTCCGATTCGCAGGCCTTTGTTAAAGGAATGATCGAGCGCGGACAGGAGGCACGGCTTGGAATTGAGAACTCCGTCAAGGAGAGGATGAGACAGACGGCCGAGGATTTGAATTTGGCTACCCGGGATGAAATTCGCCGGCTGGAGGAGCGGATTGCGCGGCTGGAGGAAAAGCTCGGCATCACCGTCTCCGGTACGGATGAGGACGGGAGTGTACAGGACGAATCGGCCGCTTTGACGAAATCGTCCGCGCTGACGGAAGCGCCCGGCTTGTCCACAGTGGCCGCAGCGTCTGGGCATCCCGCAACCGTGAAAGCAGGGACGAGTGCGGAAATAACAGAAGGAGACGGTGCGGACGGCGGAGGGGATGGACGCGCTGACGAAAGCCGATGA
- a CDS encoding transglycosylase domain-containing protein — MNKPTAKPHKPGSKNKRRRTRFALLREQLLPRSRALTRLARRLGIAAALILALTAGFLLYLRIQSLPASSISQTSQIYDLHGSLIDTFHTGQNRKSVALADISPHLIEATVAIEDRRFYQHLGFDVKGMTRAALVNLEHMSTKQGASTLTQQLARNLYLTHERTWQRKLKEAVYTIQLEMNYSKDEILGLYLNQIYYGHGAYGIEAASQMYFGKHASRLSLAESAMLAGIPKGPKYYSPYMDMKNAKDRQKTILQAMVEGGRISQAEADEAFREVLAFKPLAADGSGGFAPYFRDYVRQIAVDVLGIDEARLSEGGVHIYTTLDPDAQKAAEQAVKEGMPPGSEQQAALVSIDPRTGYVKAMVGGRNYKTNQYNRALAGTRQPGSSFKPILYLTALENGMTPVTPFRSAPTVFTYDGGRKTYQPHNYNNKYTGGFINMREAIASSDNIYAVNTVMSVGADKVIEMARKLGIDSPMRPVPSLALGTFPVSPLEMASAFGTLAAGGVHVKPVAILRIEDSKGEVLYQAQPEAQRVVDAAHAYVLTSMMESVFETGGTGNRVAAMIKRPIAGKTGTTSSDAWLVGYTPELATAVWVGYDKGRALTKAEEHRAAPIFARYTEQALAAVPPKMFPIPEGVVGVYINPASGKLASLRCSGSRLEMFVRGTEPTEICGAAETDVSPGTSDGGSSADEAAKRSWLDHLKRWWNH; from the coding sequence ATGAACAAGCCGACCGCCAAACCGCACAAGCCGGGCTCGAAAAACAAGAGGCGCCGCACGCGTTTCGCCTTGCTGCGGGAGCAGCTGCTGCCCCGAAGCCGGGCACTAACGCGCCTGGCGCGCAGACTCGGCATCGCAGCGGCGCTCATATTGGCGCTTACGGCCGGATTTCTGCTCTATCTGCGCATCCAGTCTCTGCCTGCATCTTCGATCAGCCAGACGTCACAAATATACGATCTGCACGGCAGCCTGATCGACACGTTCCATACCGGCCAGAACCGGAAGTCCGTCGCGCTCGCCGATATCTCCCCTCATCTGATCGAGGCGACGGTGGCGATCGAGGACCGGCGCTTCTATCAGCATTTGGGGTTCGACGTCAAAGGGATGACGCGCGCCGCGCTCGTCAATCTGGAGCATATGTCGACGAAGCAGGGCGCCAGTACGCTGACCCAGCAGCTCGCGCGCAATCTCTATTTGACCCATGAGCGGACGTGGCAGCGCAAGCTGAAGGAAGCGGTCTATACGATCCAGCTGGAAATGAACTATTCCAAGGACGAGATTCTGGGACTGTATCTGAACCAGATTTACTACGGGCACGGCGCCTACGGCATCGAAGCCGCTTCGCAAATGTATTTCGGCAAACACGCTTCCCGGCTGTCGCTGGCCGAAAGCGCGATGCTGGCCGGCATTCCGAAGGGACCGAAATATTACTCGCCTTATATGGATATGAAAAATGCGAAAGACCGCCAAAAAACGATTTTGCAGGCGATGGTTGAAGGCGGTCGTATTTCGCAAGCGGAAGCGGATGAAGCGTTCCGTGAGGTGCTTGCGTTCAAGCCGCTTGCGGCCGACGGCTCCGGCGGCTTCGCCCCTTACTTCCGCGATTACGTGCGCCAGATTGCAGTCGACGTGCTCGGCATCGACGAGGCTCGCTTAAGCGAAGGCGGCGTCCATATTTACACGACGCTCGATCCGGACGCCCAGAAGGCGGCGGAGCAAGCGGTGAAGGAGGGCATGCCGCCGGGCTCGGAGCAGCAGGCGGCGCTCGTCTCGATCGACCCCCGCACCGGATACGTCAAGGCGATGGTCGGAGGACGCAATTACAAGACGAACCAGTACAACCGCGCTCTCGCCGGCACACGCCAGCCCGGCTCGTCGTTCAAGCCGATCCTCTATTTGACCGCGCTGGAAAACGGGATGACTCCCGTCACGCCGTTCCGGAGCGCGCCGACCGTCTTTACGTACGACGGAGGACGCAAAACGTACCAGCCTCATAATTACAACAACAAATATACGGGCGGCTTTATTAATATGCGCGAAGCGATCGCCAGTTCGGACAACATTTACGCGGTAAACACGGTGATGAGCGTCGGCGCCGACAAGGTGATCGAGATGGCGCGCAAGCTCGGCATCGACAGTCCGATGCGGCCGGTGCCGTCGCTCGCGCTCGGCACGTTTCCCGTCAGCCCGCTGGAGATGGCGTCGGCGTTCGGCACGCTCGCCGCAGGCGGCGTGCATGTGAAACCGGTCGCGATATTGCGGATCGAGGACAGCAAAGGCGAGGTGCTGTATCAGGCGCAGCCTGAGGCGCAGCGGGTTGTCGACGCGGCGCATGCGTACGTGCTGACGAGCATGATGGAGAGCGTATTTGAAACGGGAGGCACGGGCAACCGGGTCGCGGCGATGATCAAGCGGCCGATCGCCGGCAAGACCGGCACAACGTCATCCGACGCCTGGCTCGTCGGCTATACGCCGGAGCTGGCAACGGCGGTCTGGGTCGGCTACGACAAAGGGCGCGCGCTGACGAAAGCCGAGGAACACCGCGCGGCCCCGATTTTCGCCCGTTATACGGAGCAAGCGCTGGCGGCGGTACCCCCGAAGATGTTCCCGATTCCCGAGGGCGTCGTCGGCGTCTACATCAACCCCGCTTCCGGCAAACTGGCCTCGCTCCGCTGTTCCGGCAGCCGGTTGGAGATGTTCGTGCGCGGAACGGAGCCGACCGAAATATGCGGAGCGGCGGAAACGGATGTCAGCCCCGGCACTTCGGACGGCGGAAGCAGCGCGGACGAGGCCGCGAAGCGCTCGTGGCTGGACCACCTGAAGCGGTGGTGGAACCATTAG
- the speE gene encoding polyamine aminopropyltransferase, with the protein MELWYTEKQTESYGITAKIKETYVHEQTDFQQLDMIETEEFGTMLVLDGMVMTTDKDEFVYHEMVAHPALYTHPNPENVLVVGGGDGGVIREILKHPQVKKAVLVEIDGKVIEYSKKYLPNIAGGLDDPRVEVIVNDGFMHIHDHKNSYDVIMVDSTEPVGPAVNLFTRGFYQGIYEALKEDGIFVAQTDNPWFKADLIESVNRDVKEVFPIVRVYWANVPTYPSGLWTFTMGSKKYDPLQVDESAIPEIDTKYYSPRLHKAAFALPKFVEDLVK; encoded by the coding sequence ATGGAATTGTGGTACACGGAGAAACAAACGGAGAGCTACGGCATCACCGCGAAAATTAAGGAGACCTATGTGCACGAGCAAACGGACTTCCAGCAGCTCGATATGATCGAGACGGAAGAGTTCGGCACGATGCTGGTGCTGGACGGCATGGTCATGACGACCGACAAAGACGAGTTCGTCTATCATGAAATGGTCGCGCACCCGGCGCTTTATACGCACCCGAACCCGGAGAACGTGCTTGTCGTCGGCGGCGGCGACGGCGGCGTCATCCGTGAAATTTTGAAGCACCCGCAAGTGAAAAAAGCGGTTCTCGTCGAAATCGACGGCAAAGTGATCGAGTATTCGAAAAAATATTTGCCGAACATTGCCGGAGGCCTCGACGACCCGCGCGTGGAAGTCATCGTCAACGACGGCTTCATGCACATTCATGATCACAAAAACAGCTACGACGTCATCATGGTCGACTCCACGGAGCCGGTCGGCCCGGCGGTCAACCTGTTTACCCGCGGCTTCTATCAAGGCATCTACGAGGCGCTGAAAGAAGACGGCATCTTCGTCGCCCAGACGGACAATCCGTGGTTCAAGGCCGATCTGATCGAAAGCGTCAACCGCGATGTGAAGGAAGTATTCCCGATCGTGCGCGTTTACTGGGCGAACGTCCCGACCTATCCGAGCGGATTGTGGACGTTCACGATGGGCAGCAAGAAATACGACCCGCTGCAGGTGGACGAGTCGGCCATCCCGGAAATCGACACCAAGTATTACTCCCCGAGACTGCATAAAGCGGCGTTCGCGCTGCCGAAATTTGTGGAAGATTTGGTGAAGTAA